One region of Polynucleobacter sp. SHI8 genomic DNA includes:
- the aceF gene encoding dihydrolipoyllysine-residue acetyltransferase → MTQMIEIKVPDIGDYKEIPIIELHVKVGDQVAKEQSLITLESDKATMDIPSAHAGIVKELKVKLGDNVSEGSLVLLLEQTDASTSQSSNTTPIPIPAANTEEKAKPAAPSETKALAPASPVAKAVENATPISVKAEVSSMAQASHASPSVRKYARELGADVTQVKGSGPKGRITQEDVEAYIKGILSGQSTTSSATASSGNGLQLLPWPKVDFKKFGEIQTRPLSRIQKISAANLARNWAMIPAVTYHEDADITELEAFRVQTNKANEKLGVKVTLLAFLMKACVKALKKYPEFNSSLDGEELILKQYFHLGFAADTPNGLVVPVIRNVDQKDVLEIAQETSDLAKLARDGKLKPDQMQGACFTISSVGGIGGTYFSPIINAPEVAILGVSKAAMKPIWDGQQFVPRLICPLSLTADHRVIDGALATRFNAYVAELISDFRRVTL, encoded by the coding sequence ATGACACAAATGATCGAAATTAAAGTTCCAGATATTGGTGACTATAAAGAAATTCCCATTATTGAGCTACATGTCAAAGTTGGTGATCAAGTTGCCAAGGAGCAATCCTTAATTACTTTAGAGTCTGACAAAGCGACGATGGATATTCCTAGCGCCCATGCTGGTATCGTTAAAGAGTTAAAAGTCAAGTTAGGTGATAACGTATCTGAAGGCAGCCTTGTTCTTTTATTAGAGCAAACCGACGCATCCACAAGTCAATCAAGCAATACAACGCCAATTCCAATACCAGCAGCAAATACCGAAGAAAAGGCAAAGCCAGCGGCACCTTCAGAAACCAAGGCCTTGGCGCCAGCCAGTCCAGTGGCAAAAGCAGTCGAGAATGCCACACCTATCAGTGTAAAAGCAGAAGTAAGTAGTATGGCTCAGGCAAGTCATGCCAGTCCATCGGTGCGTAAATATGCCCGTGAATTAGGAGCTGATGTTACGCAAGTCAAAGGTAGTGGACCAAAAGGACGAATTACCCAAGAAGATGTAGAGGCTTATATCAAAGGTATTTTAAGCGGCCAATCTACTACCTCGAGTGCCACCGCATCGAGTGGCAATGGTTTGCAATTATTACCTTGGCCCAAAGTTGATTTCAAGAAATTCGGTGAAATCCAGACCAGACCACTCTCCCGAATTCAGAAGATTTCAGCTGCCAATCTAGCACGTAACTGGGCCATGATACCGGCAGTTACTTATCATGAGGATGCTGACATTACTGAACTAGAGGCCTTCCGAGTTCAAACCAATAAAGCCAATGAAAAATTAGGAGTTAAAGTTACATTACTGGCTTTTTTAATGAAAGCTTGTGTCAAAGCACTTAAAAAATATCCAGAGTTTAATAGCTCGCTTGATGGGGAAGAGTTAATTCTGAAGCAGTATTTTCATTTAGGATTTGCTGCTGATACACCGAATGGCCTAGTTGTTCCAGTGATTCGAAATGTTGATCAAAAAGATGTTTTAGAAATTGCCCAAGAGACCAGTGATTTAGCGAAATTAGCGCGTGATGGCAAACTGAAGCCAGACCAAATGCAAGGGGCCTGCTTTACGATATCTTCTGTTGGTGGTATTGGTGGAACTTATTTTTCACCGATCATTAATGCGCCAGAAGTCGCCATATTAGGCGTGAGCAAAGCGGCCATGAAACCGATTTGGGATGGACAGCAATTTGTCCCAAGATTGATTTGCCCTTTATCCCTCACGGCCGATCATCGCGTCATAGATGGTGCTTTAGCCACGCGTTTTAATGCTTATGTTGCTGAGTTAATCTCAGATTTTCGTCGAGTTACTCTATAA
- the aceE gene encoding pyruvate dehydrogenase (acetyl-transferring), homodimeric type produces MAVVPTEFNSKLSNIDAIDVDPLETREWLDAMNGVIHAEGTERAAFLIDQQIAFARVNGVDQPFHAQTPYINTIPVERQARIPGDQEVEHRIRSYTRWNAMAMVLRANKDTNVGGHISSFQSAATLYDVGFNHFWHAPSDQHGGDLIYVQGHSAPGIYARAYLLGRLSEDQLDSFRQEVGGKGISSYPHPWLMPNFWQFPTVSMGLGPIMAIYQARFMKYMQDRGMTKTEGRKVWAFLGDGETDEPESLGAIGMAGREKLDNLIFVINCNLQRLDGPVRGNSSIIQELESEFRGSGWNVIKVVWGTHWDALFARDKKGLLMNRLAQIVDGEYQTMKAKNGAYVRAHVFNTPELQELVADWSDEDIWNLNRGGHDPHKVYAAFHSAVNHKGQPTLILAKTIKGYGMGASGEAMNIAHQQKKMSITDVKAFRDRFALPVKDEELESVPYIKFAEGSPELEYMRKKRMDLGGYLPQRRSKAESLDVPSLQTFAPLLEATVEGREVSTTMAFVRLLNMIVKDKVIGQRVVPIVPDESRTFGMEGMFRQLGIWSHIGQLYEPQDRDQLMFYKEDQTGQILQEGINEAGAMCDWIAAATSYSTHGVPMLPFYIFYSMFGFQRIGDLAWAAGDMRSRGFLLGGTAGRTTLNGEGLQHEDGHSHLFSLGIPNCISYDPTFGFELAVVIQDGMRRMLTDQEDVYYYLTLMNENYAHPAMPKGAEKDILKGMYHLQSVGEAKTKLRVQLLGSGTIFREVMAAAELLRDDWGVASDLWSCPSFTELARDIQRVNRHNLLNPLDKPQKSHVEELLAKSNGPVIASTDYVRLFAEQIRPAIQQLGKRYTVLGTDGYGRSDTREQLRHFFEVDRYWVTISALKALADEGQIEAKKVAEAIAKYGVDVSKPNPMTV; encoded by the coding sequence ATGGCAGTCGTTCCTACAGAATTTAATTCCAAATTATCAAATATCGATGCAATTGATGTTGATCCGTTAGAAACTAGAGAGTGGCTTGATGCCATGAATGGGGTTATACATGCTGAAGGAACGGAGCGTGCCGCCTTTTTGATTGACCAGCAAATTGCTTTTGCCCGAGTCAATGGTGTCGATCAGCCTTTTCATGCGCAAACGCCCTATATAAATACCATTCCCGTCGAGCGCCAAGCTCGCATCCCAGGTGATCAAGAAGTAGAGCACCGAATCCGCTCATATACGCGTTGGAATGCCATGGCCATGGTCTTGCGTGCGAACAAAGACACGAATGTAGGTGGACATATTTCCTCCTTTCAATCCGCAGCGACTTTATATGATGTTGGTTTTAATCATTTTTGGCATGCCCCATCTGACCAACATGGCGGTGATTTAATTTATGTACAGGGTCACTCTGCACCTGGTATTTATGCCAGAGCTTACTTATTAGGTCGATTGTCAGAAGACCAATTAGATAGTTTCCGTCAAGAGGTGGGTGGTAAGGGTATTTCTAGTTATCCGCACCCATGGTTAATGCCTAATTTTTGGCAGTTTCCAACCGTTTCAATGGGACTTGGTCCGATCATGGCGATTTATCAAGCCCGCTTCATGAAGTATATGCAAGATCGAGGCATGACAAAGACAGAGGGACGTAAGGTTTGGGCATTTTTAGGTGATGGTGAAACAGACGAGCCAGAGTCACTTGGTGCGATTGGTATGGCTGGCCGTGAAAAACTTGATAACCTCATTTTTGTGATTAACTGTAATTTACAGCGCTTAGATGGCCCTGTTCGAGGCAACAGTAGCATTATTCAAGAACTTGAAAGTGAGTTTAGAGGTTCTGGTTGGAATGTGATTAAAGTTGTTTGGGGAACCCATTGGGATGCTTTGTTTGCGCGTGACAAAAAAGGTCTTCTCATGAATCGCTTGGCGCAAATTGTGGATGGTGAGTATCAAACCATGAAAGCCAAAAACGGTGCTTACGTTCGTGCCCATGTATTCAATACACCAGAGTTACAGGAGTTAGTTGCTGATTGGAGCGATGAGGATATTTGGAATCTAAATCGTGGTGGACACGATCCCCATAAGGTATATGCTGCGTTTCATTCGGCAGTCAATCATAAAGGTCAACCAACCTTGATTTTGGCAAAGACTATTAAAGGTTATGGGATGGGAGCTTCTGGCGAGGCAATGAATATTGCCCATCAACAGAAAAAAATGAGTATTACCGATGTTAAGGCTTTCCGCGATCGCTTTGCTTTACCGGTAAAGGATGAGGAGCTTGAAAGCGTTCCTTATATTAAATTTGCTGAAGGTAGTCCAGAGCTTGAGTATATGCGCAAAAAACGTATGGATCTCGGTGGATATTTGCCGCAAAGAAGGTCCAAAGCAGAATCTTTAGATGTCCCTTCATTACAAACGTTTGCGCCTTTATTGGAAGCAACGGTTGAAGGTCGAGAGGTATCTACAACTATGGCATTTGTGCGTTTACTGAATATGATTGTGAAAGATAAAGTCATCGGTCAACGAGTAGTCCCGATTGTGCCCGATGAATCTCGTACGTTTGGTATGGAAGGAATGTTCCGTCAATTAGGTATTTGGAGTCATATTGGTCAGTTATATGAACCACAAGACCGTGATCAACTCATGTTTTATAAAGAAGATCAGACAGGTCAGATATTACAAGAAGGTATTAATGAAGCTGGTGCGATGTGTGATTGGATTGCAGCTGCCACTTCATACTCGACCCATGGCGTACCGATGTTGCCATTTTATATTTTCTATTCCATGTTTGGTTTCCAACGGATAGGTGATTTAGCCTGGGCTGCAGGAGATATGCGCTCCCGTGGTTTTCTACTTGGCGGTACTGCTGGCAGAACGACACTCAATGGTGAAGGTTTGCAACATGAAGACGGTCATAGTCATTTATTTAGTTTAGGTATTCCAAACTGTATTAGTTATGATCCAACCTTTGGTTTTGAACTAGCGGTGGTGATTCAAGATGGTATGCGTCGGATGTTGACTGATCAAGAAGACGTGTATTACTACCTCACCTTGATGAATGAGAACTACGCCCATCCAGCGATGCCAAAAGGTGCAGAAAAAGACATCTTAAAAGGGATGTATCACCTGCAAAGTGTAGGCGAGGCAAAAACTAAATTACGCGTGCAACTCTTAGGCAGTGGCACAATCTTTAGAGAAGTCATGGCTGCCGCAGAATTACTCCGCGATGATTGGGGGGTTGCCTCAGATTTATGGAGTTGCCCAAGCTTTACGGAGTTAGCCAGAGATATACAGCGCGTCAATCGTCACAACTTATTAAATCCTTTAGATAAGCCACAAAAATCCCATGTCGAAGAGTTACTCGCTAAATCGAATGGCCCAGTGATTGCTTCTACTGATTATGTACGATTGTTTGCAGAGCAGATTCGTCCGGCAATTCAACAACTAGGTAAACGTTATACCGTTTTAGGGACCGATGGGTATGGTAGATCGGATACACGTGAACAGTTACGTCACTTCTTTGAAGTAGATCGTTATTGGGTGACAATTTCTGCATTAAAAGCCTTAGCAGATGAAGGTCAAATAGAGGCCAAAAAAGTAGCTGAAGCTATTGCTAAATATGGTGTGGATGTTTCGAAGCCAAACCCAATGACTGTTTAA
- a CDS encoding M3 family metallopeptidase: MSNPLLEMGHDLPNYSAIEPAHIEEAISSLLQAAHQSLDQAIALQVAPTWDNLIVPLEETNQALGRAWGVVNHLTSVVDSTDLRAAHAKMLPEVTAYSSAFEQSLELFEQYKKIHTSDQWQQLTTAQQKVITNSIRDFQLGGAELPEALKPRFAKISEDLAQLTKTFSDHVLDATDAFLHVVKDLHELDGLPEDILAAAKELAIAHNQEGWAFNLKFPSYYPVQQFARNRQLRQTLYQAYVTRASELGAQYADGNLDWDNSQIMLDILKLRSEEAHLLGFENYAALSIVTKMASSVKEVRSFLGEFASRAHASAKRDLEELQQFASSELNITSLEPWDISFASEKLKQAKYLFSEHDVKQYFPINQVLQGLFHVIQTIFQVKIQASTLPTWHADVQSFEVRNDNNQIVAYFYLDAYARSGKRGGAWMDDARGRMLLQNGDVQTPVAYLICNFPAPITVNGQLRSATISHDDVITLFHEFGHGLHHMLTQVDALGVSGINGVEWDAVELPSQFMENFCWDYEVIQKLSHHIETAEVLPQALFNKMLAAKNFQNGLFTLRQIVFASFDWELHSSFDAAQAKPTDILALSNTINQQIHVLQQSPISRWPHSFSHIFAGGYAAGYYSYKWAEVLSADAFAAFEEKASSFGSILNPEVGIHYRKHILEVGGSRSAAESFKAFRGRPPEIDALLRHGGLLEESA, from the coding sequence ATGAGCAATCCTTTATTAGAAATGGGTCATGATTTACCCAATTACTCGGCTATCGAACCTGCCCATATTGAAGAAGCGATTTCTAGCTTGCTTCAAGCTGCTCATCAATCCTTAGATCAAGCAATCGCACTCCAGGTTGCTCCAACTTGGGATAACCTGATTGTGCCTCTGGAAGAAACAAATCAAGCATTAGGTCGAGCCTGGGGTGTGGTCAATCATCTCACTAGTGTGGTCGACTCTACTGATCTTCGAGCGGCTCATGCAAAAATGTTGCCCGAAGTAACTGCCTATTCCAGCGCCTTTGAGCAAAGCTTAGAATTATTTGAACAATATAAAAAAATCCACACGTCAGACCAGTGGCAACAGCTCACCACTGCTCAACAAAAAGTCATTACCAACTCGATTCGGGATTTTCAATTAGGTGGTGCTGAACTACCTGAAGCATTAAAACCTCGTTTTGCAAAAATATCCGAAGATCTTGCCCAACTCACAAAAACCTTTTCGGATCATGTTCTCGATGCGACTGATGCTTTTTTACATGTCGTGAAAGATCTTCATGAACTTGATGGTCTTCCAGAGGATATTCTTGCTGCTGCAAAAGAATTAGCAATAGCTCATAATCAGGAGGGTTGGGCATTTAATTTGAAGTTTCCTTCGTACTACCCTGTCCAACAATTTGCTCGCAATCGCCAGCTACGTCAAACCTTATACCAAGCCTACGTTACCCGCGCTTCTGAACTTGGGGCGCAATATGCTGATGGAAATTTGGATTGGGATAATAGCCAAATCATGCTGGACATACTGAAACTGCGCAGTGAAGAAGCTCATCTTCTTGGATTTGAAAACTATGCGGCACTCAGTATAGTTACTAAAATGGCAAGTTCTGTCAAAGAAGTTCGCTCATTCCTCGGTGAGTTTGCCTCACGCGCGCATGCAAGTGCAAAAAGAGATTTAGAGGAGTTACAACAATTTGCCTCTTCCGAATTAAACATTACATCTCTTGAACCTTGGGATATTAGTTTTGCTTCTGAAAAACTCAAGCAAGCTAAATATTTATTCTCAGAACATGATGTCAAGCAATACTTTCCGATTAATCAAGTTCTTCAAGGTTTATTTCATGTCATCCAAACTATCTTTCAGGTGAAGATTCAAGCAAGTACATTACCTACTTGGCATGCGGATGTGCAGTCATTCGAGGTCCGAAATGACAATAACCAAATCGTTGCCTACTTTTATCTCGATGCCTATGCTCGCAGTGGTAAGCGGGGTGGTGCCTGGATGGATGATGCGCGTGGCAGAATGTTGCTGCAAAATGGCGACGTTCAAACTCCAGTAGCGTACCTTATTTGTAATTTCCCTGCGCCAATTACGGTCAATGGTCAATTACGCTCAGCCACCATCAGTCATGATGATGTCATTACCCTCTTCCACGAATTTGGTCACGGCTTGCACCATATGTTGACTCAAGTAGATGCTCTAGGCGTTTCCGGCATTAATGGTGTGGAATGGGACGCGGTGGAGCTTCCTAGTCAGTTTATGGAAAACTTCTGCTGGGACTATGAGGTGATTCAAAAACTATCTCACCATATTGAGACGGCTGAGGTTTTACCGCAAGCATTATTTAATAAAATGCTTGCAGCGAAAAATTTCCAGAATGGTCTTTTCACGCTCAGACAAATTGTCTTTGCCAGTTTTGATTGGGAACTCCATTCTAGTTTTGATGCTGCTCAGGCAAAGCCGACAGACATCTTAGCCCTATCCAACACCATCAATCAACAGATTCATGTATTACAGCAGTCACCGATTTCGCGCTGGCCTCATTCCTTCAGCCATATTTTTGCCGGTGGTTACGCTGCTGGTTACTATAGTTATAAATGGGCTGAGGTGCTTTCTGCTGATGCATTTGCCGCTTTCGAAGAAAAAGCTTCAAGTTTTGGTTCCATCTTAAATCCTGAAGTTGGTATTCATTACCGCAAACATATCCTCGAAGTAGGTGGTAGTCGTTCTGCAGCAGAATCCTTCAAAGCCTTTAGAGGTCGTCCACCAGAGATTGATGCTTTATTAAGACACGGTGGTTTATTAGAAGAAAGTGCTTAA
- a CDS encoding PAS domain S-box protein, translating into MKKMPTFSFSQIKKWLQPRSLKKKLSQQSVDYLYMPIIAIMLFMLAMFAILWSLSSQENEQAEIIFYREIAYAEQRLQINFEQNEEELVNITKNLRFSNDSKWNKDFYRIASSLINKHNELLLIQSNNQASKNSVVFPQIDEGDWNYDPSIAAQLNKALQATLKDAQASGRGTYSSFINLELKGKNPNFNQERSIVFWYVQPAAKYAEQQQNIAVLYSVPLLINRIIPKDILARHRFSILDNQGQMIYSQSNRSLAKNHSTYQIKLTKFADNIILQGESYPLPSNLSFQMLFWLVIGLCSYVIWSFWSIWRQMKFRQDIQRSLINETNFRRAIEESMPVGLRVHELDGSISYVNPAFSKLVGWSSEELQGLKPPFPFWAKADEESNSMKLEDAFKNNFGPPNGIEAILTNRQGKKIFVRNYVSPMVDAKNKQTGWIASLVDISEPRRIRDELAISQQRFITVLEGLTAGISVVNPKTGEMLYSNNLYQEMFDATPHAHHLLLGSEAFSENNLDLDEDNVDGFAGLPSAVLTPIIGDSREVQIPDNPNWYEVRRRYIPWTDGHLAQMLITTDITERRLTEDSLRIQEEKLQFSSRLTTMGEMASSIAHELNQPLAAINNYCMGLMNRLRAKHDPQIDQEIIPAIEKVSTQALRAGTIIQRIRNFVKRSAPQRQSCHLEQIIYQSIELAEIEANRQGLYIEKSLLPNLPECFVDPILIEQVLVNLIKNAIDSMCDQYPRSRRGKAPPIKVIADMENNVQQPMLRIRIIDSGKGIAAEIAEQIFDPFFSTKEEGMGMGLNICRSIIESHEGRLMAENNFQTNSDQPQDNTQQLDHLNGCTFTILLPLENYLIPPLKSQETSAENE; encoded by the coding sequence ATGAAGAAAATGCCTACCTTCTCTTTTAGTCAAATCAAAAAATGGCTTCAACCAAGGTCTTTGAAAAAAAAACTAAGTCAACAATCTGTTGATTATTTATACATGCCGATTATTGCCATCATGTTATTTATGTTGGCTATGTTTGCAATTTTGTGGTCTTTATCATCTCAAGAAAACGAACAAGCAGAAATTATCTTTTATCGTGAAATCGCTTATGCAGAGCAACGATTACAAATTAATTTTGAACAAAATGAAGAAGAACTTGTCAATATTACTAAAAACCTTCGGTTTTCAAACGACTCAAAATGGAATAAAGATTTTTATCGAATCGCTAGCTCTTTAATCAATAAACATAATGAACTTTTATTGATTCAATCGAACAATCAAGCGTCAAAGAATTCGGTTGTGTTTCCGCAAATCGATGAAGGGGATTGGAATTATGATCCATCCATTGCGGCACAATTAAATAAGGCTTTACAAGCCACTCTCAAAGATGCTCAAGCCTCCGGAAGAGGAACTTACTCAAGTTTTATCAATTTAGAACTAAAGGGTAAAAATCCGAACTTTAATCAAGAGCGCTCCATTGTATTTTGGTATGTTCAACCCGCTGCAAAATACGCTGAACAACAGCAAAATATCGCCGTCCTGTATTCTGTACCATTGTTGATCAATCGAATTATCCCGAAGGATATTTTGGCGCGTCATCGCTTCTCTATTTTGGATAATCAAGGTCAAATGATTTATTCACAAAGTAATAGATCATTGGCGAAAAATCATAGTACTTATCAAATCAAATTAACAAAATTTGCTGACAATATCATCCTTCAAGGTGAGAGCTATCCTCTGCCAAGTAATCTTAGTTTTCAAATGCTCTTCTGGCTAGTGATTGGATTATGTTCCTATGTAATTTGGAGCTTTTGGTCCATTTGGCGACAAATGAAATTTAGACAAGATATTCAACGAAGTCTGATTAATGAAACTAACTTTAGAAGAGCCATTGAAGAATCTATGCCCGTGGGACTTCGTGTTCATGAATTGGATGGCAGTATTAGTTATGTCAACCCTGCTTTTTCTAAATTGGTCGGCTGGAGTAGTGAGGAATTACAGGGATTAAAGCCGCCTTTTCCATTTTGGGCCAAGGCCGATGAAGAATCTAACTCCATGAAACTGGAGGATGCCTTTAAAAATAATTTTGGCCCTCCCAACGGTATTGAAGCGATTCTGACGAATCGACAAGGTAAAAAGATTTTTGTCAGAAACTATGTTTCCCCCATGGTCGATGCTAAAAATAAACAAACGGGCTGGATCGCTTCCCTGGTTGATATTTCAGAACCACGTCGTATTCGTGATGAATTGGCAATCTCTCAACAACGTTTTATTACTGTGCTAGAAGGTTTAACAGCTGGTATTTCAGTCGTTAACCCAAAAACAGGTGAAATGCTGTATTCCAATAATTTATACCAAGAAATGTTTGATGCCACTCCTCATGCACATCATCTACTTCTTGGTAGCGAAGCGTTTTCTGAAAACAATCTTGATCTTGATGAGGACAATGTGGACGGTTTTGCCGGCCTTCCATCCGCGGTTCTTACGCCGATCATTGGCGACTCTAGGGAGGTACAAATACCTGATAATCCCAATTGGTATGAAGTCCGAAGACGTTATATTCCTTGGACAGATGGCCATCTTGCACAAATGCTGATCACCACAGATATTACGGAACGTCGCTTAACTGAAGACAGTCTACGCATACAAGAAGAAAAACTGCAGTTTTCGAGTCGTTTAACCACGATGGGAGAAATGGCCTCATCGATTGCGCATGAATTGAATCAACCCCTTGCCGCAATTAACAATTACTGTATGGGGCTGATGAATCGTCTGCGCGCAAAACATGATCCCCAAATTGATCAAGAAATTATTCCCGCGATTGAAAAAGTGAGTACCCAAGCATTAAGGGCTGGAACGATTATTCAACGAATCCGCAATTTTGTTAAAAGAAGTGCACCACAACGTCAATCTTGTCACCTCGAACAAATTATCTATCAATCAATCGAACTCGCTGAGATTGAGGCAAACCGTCAGGGTCTTTATATTGAAAAATCACTTTTACCGAATTTACCTGAGTGTTTTGTTGACCCTATTTTGATTGAACAAGTTCTTGTCAATCTCATTAAAAATGCCATCGATAGTATGTGCGATCAGTATCCTCGCTCCCGTCGTGGCAAGGCGCCTCCAATTAAGGTCATTGCAGACATGGAGAATAATGTTCAACAACCGATGCTGAGAATTCGGATTATCGATAGTGGTAAAGGAATTGCCGCAGAAATCGCTGAACAAATTTTTGATCCTTTTTTTAGTACAAAAGAAGAAGGTATGGGTATGGGACTCAACATTTGTAGGTCGATTATTGAATCTCATGAAGGCCGTTTAATGGCAGAAAACAACTTCCAAACGAACTCTGATCAGCCCCAAGATAACACGCAACAACTGGATCATTTGAATGGTTGTACCTTCACCATTTTGTTGCCTTTAGAAAATTATCTAATACCCCCGTTAAAGAGCCAAGAAACTTCTGCGGAGAATGAATAA
- a CDS encoding response regulator transcription factor translates to MNTIYTDKPKEIIYIVDDDEAVRDSLSWLLESNGYLVKCFSSAERFLQAVTGSDRDVTACAILDVRMPGMSGLELQEHLIAESIPMPISFITGHGDVSMAVTTMKKGAIDFIEKPFKENELQNLVDKMLATARSSYKEASLQKNNQSLLSKLTGRERQVLERIVAGRLNKQIADDLTISIKTVEAHRANIMEKLNVSTVADLLRLALSEKI, encoded by the coding sequence ATGAATACCATCTATACAGATAAACCCAAAGAAATTATTTATATTGTTGATGATGATGAAGCCGTTCGAGACTCTCTTAGCTGGTTGCTGGAAAGTAACGGCTATTTAGTAAAATGCTTTAGTAGTGCGGAGCGCTTCTTACAAGCGGTTACTGGATCAGATCGTGATGTCACTGCTTGCGCGATTCTAGATGTCAGAATGCCTGGCATGTCAGGCCTTGAACTGCAAGAGCATTTGATTGCAGAGTCGATTCCAATGCCGATTTCCTTTATTACTGGTCATGGCGATGTTTCCATGGCAGTGACTACGATGAAAAAAGGTGCTATCGATTTTATTGAAAAACCTTTTAAAGAGAATGAGTTACAAAACTTGGTGGATAAAATGCTTGCCACTGCCAGAAGCTCATACAAAGAAGCCTCTTTACAGAAAAATAATCAAAGCTTGTTATCAAAACTCACCGGTAGAGAACGTCAGGTACTCGAGCGTATTGTGGCAGGTCGTCTTAATAAACAAATCGCTGATGATTTAACCATCTCGATTAAAACTGTAGAAGCTCACCGCGCCAATATTATGGAAAAACTCAATGTCAGTACGGTGGCCGATCTACTCCGCTTGGCTTTGTCCGAAAAAATTTAA
- the folD gene encoding bifunctional methylenetetrahydrofolate dehydrogenase/methenyltetrahydrofolate cyclohydrolase FolD — protein sequence MPAKLLDGTLLSKQIRAEIATSAAILTAKGTKPGLAVILVGENPASQIYVRNKVKACAEANIYSELIQLPSDISEAKLLHHIQELNQNSKIHGILVQLPLPAHINTHLVLEAIDPLKDVDGFHVANAGALMTGKPLFKPCTPYGCMKILESIDYPIRGARAVIVGASNIVGKPMAMLLLQAGATITICNSKTRDIATHTKEADILVVATGIPKMISANMVKPGAVVIDVGINRLPDGKLCGDVDFDEVKYVAGWITPVPGGVGPMTITMLLQNTLEAATHFHH from the coding sequence ATGCCCGCTAAACTTTTAGATGGTACTCTTCTCTCAAAGCAAATTCGTGCTGAAATTGCAACCTCAGCGGCTATTCTGACTGCAAAAGGTACCAAACCAGGTCTTGCAGTTATCCTCGTGGGCGAGAATCCTGCCAGTCAAATTTATGTCAGAAATAAAGTCAAAGCATGCGCAGAGGCGAATATTTATTCTGAGCTGATTCAGTTACCCAGCGATATCTCTGAAGCGAAATTACTCCATCATATTCAAGAACTCAATCAAAACTCAAAGATTCATGGCATCTTAGTACAGCTGCCTCTGCCTGCTCATATTAATACTCATCTGGTGTTGGAGGCGATTGATCCTCTCAAAGATGTCGATGGCTTTCATGTGGCGAATGCCGGCGCCTTAATGACTGGCAAACCTCTTTTTAAACCCTGCACGCCATATGGTTGTATGAAGATTTTAGAAAGTATCGATTACCCGATTCGTGGTGCTCGAGCGGTTATCGTCGGAGCCTCCAATATCGTGGGTAAACCGATGGCTATGCTGCTTTTACAAGCAGGTGCAACCATCACTATTTGTAATAGCAAAACAAGAGATATTGCAACCCATACCAAAGAAGCAGATATTTTGGTGGTGGCAACCGGTATTCCAAAAATGATTTCTGCCAATATGGTCAAACCAGGTGCAGTTGTCATTGATGTCGGTATTAATCGTTTACCCGATGGTAAATTATGTGGCGATGTTGATTTTGATGAGGTCAAATATGTTGCTGGCTGGATTACTCCTGTACCTGGCGGCGTAGGCCCGATGACAATTACGATGCTGTTACAAAATACCCTCGAAGCTGCCACTCATTTCCACCATTAA